The bacterium genomic interval CCTGGCGATGGTGATCACCGCAGCGCTGGGCGCCGGCATCCGCAACGCGATGATCGCGATCATGATCGCGTGGTGGCCCACCTACGCCCGCTATGTGCGAGGGCTCGTGCTCTCCCTGCGGGAGCGGGAATACGTCCAGGCGGCGCACGCGCTGGGCGCCTCTCGTGTGCGGGTCCTGGTCCGCCATCTACTGCCGGGGACGGTCTCCGCCATTGTCGTTCTGGGCACCCTGGATGTGGGGCGGGCCATTCTGACGTTTGCGTCGCTCAGCTTCCTGGGGCTTGGGCCGCCGCCGCAGATCCCGGAGTGGGGGTCGATGGTCGCCGCCGGCCGCAATTACCTGGACCAGTGGTGGA includes:
- a CDS encoding ABC transporter permease, which produces LAMVITAALGAGIRNAMIAIMIAWWPTYARYVRGLVLSLREREYVQAAHALGASRVRVLVRHLLPGTVSAIVVLGTLDVGRAILTFASLSFLGLGPPPQIPEWGSMVAAGRNYLDQWWISTFPGLAILSFVLPINVLGDRLRDFLDPRFRNR